One window of the Peptacetobacter hiranonis genome contains the following:
- a CDS encoding DHH family phosphoesterase has translation MKSKFIPQMDSVIKCIEDNDVFVVTSHVSPDGDNIGSTLGMHRFLEKIGKKVYHVLDDDIPSNLVFLSKEVEKITSTINEENYVMLALDCGDEKRICTSDDVKRNASVRVCIDHHASNDASFCEINYIDSKASSTCELVYNIIRRYGDLKSEDYIDEVIASRLYTGLSTDTGNFQYSSTAPSSFEMAKVLLEHGAERDMIIQKLYQSNSPNYYRLLGDALNTLSIAEAPNGQLVASICVSIDMMKKHSIGYNDIDGITTYTRDIENVEVGIFLKEKRKGEIKISLRSKNDIDVSKIAMQFNGGGHVRAAGCTINDTIENAEKIIKERVLRAF, from the coding sequence ATGAAGAGTAAATTTATCCCACAGATGGACAGTGTAATAAAATGTATCGAGGACAATGATGTTTTCGTCGTTACTTCACATGTCAGTCCTGATGGAGATAATATAGGTTCTACTCTTGGAATGCATAGATTTTTAGAAAAAATAGGTAAGAAGGTATATCATGTACTAGATGATGATATTCCTTCTAATCTAGTATTTCTTTCTAAGGAAGTAGAAAAAATAACTTCTACTATAAATGAAGAAAATTATGTAATGTTAGCTCTTGACTGTGGAGACGAGAAGAGAATTTGTACAAGTGACGATGTTAAGAGAAATGCTAGTGTTAGAGTTTGTATAGACCACCATGCTAGCAATGATGCAAGTTTCTGTGAGATAAACTATATAGATAGTAAAGCATCATCTACATGTGAGCTTGTATATAATATAATAAGAAGATATGGAGATTTAAAATCAGAGGACTATATAGATGAGGTAATTGCTTCAAGATTATATACTGGGTTATCAACAGATACAGGAAACTTCCAGTACTCATCTACAGCACCATCTAGCTTTGAAATGGCTAAGGTATTATTAGAGCATGGCGCTGAAAGAGATATGATTATACAGAAATTATATCAGAGTAATTCTCCAAACTATTATAGATTATTAGGTGATGCGCTTAATACTTTAAGTATAGCCGAAGCACCTAATGGACAGTTAGTAGCTTCTATATGTGTTTCTATAGATATGATGAAAAAACATTCTATAGGTTACAATGATATAGACGGAATTACAACATACACTAGAGATATAGAAAATGTAGAAGTAGGAATATTCCTAAAAGAAAAAAGAAAGGGCGAAATAAAAATAAGCCTACGCTCAAAAAATGATATAGATGTAAGTAAAATTGCTATGCAATTTAACGGTGGTGGGCATGTTAGAGCCGCTGGATGCACAATCAATGATACAATTGAAAATGCAGAAAAAATTATAAAAGAGCGGGTTTTAAGGGCTTTTTAG
- a CDS encoding FtsK/SpoIIIE family DNA translocase: MGWVPQFIQNMFKGLFGGLSIFIPILLIMTGVLGFMDGNEYIYRFRKTKVYYVIILFVFVFYGLLHANSIVVSSPFEQSMMTEIMHQGVTGNGCGLISTIIVYYMCKIFGTVGAWLVAIFALIISIVYICNVSVSDMFKRFKETKNSGLSMRERLSKMKDSALNLVTDEVDEMDDKTMIARDEKEDKKGMFGSLKNKFNKAEEEPEEEEFNDDKTIKIVGFNKAEDDYLEILEGTQTMSELDVLKELQSQERAPEDDIFSRGASTSNSNDNVKSYSKMFEEEAVNTTSAVSPKTMESTMPFDAVEENEKYKNYKIPPVTLLNKVNKKSNENVKKSVIKNAGLLEKTLSDFGVEATISQVTVGPTITRYEVQPKPGVKVSKIVNLTDDIALSLAARSIRIEAPIPGKNAIGIEVPNEETQMVGIREIIESKEFKEFKSPLAMGLGKDVSGKIFVSDIAKMPHLLIAGSTGSGKSVCVNTLINSILFKAKPDEVKLLLIDPKVVELSNYNGIPHLLIPVVTDPSKAANALNWAVSEMNRRYKAFSDTGVRDIKSYNEKAEEKMPSIVIVIDELADLMMTCAKEVEDYICRLAQKARAAGMHLVIATQRPSVDVITGVIKANIPSRIAFAVSSQTDSRTILDMGGAEKLLGKGDMLFYPLGASKPERLQGAFISDSELENVIDYVKSQFKDEEVKYEEDIIETISSIKNMEHDDEDELLPEAIEFVVNNGQASSSMLQRKFKIGFNRAARMIDAMEERGIVGQNEGSRPRKVLISKEQLDEMKK, encoded by the coding sequence ATGGGCTGGGTACCTCAGTTCATACAGAATATGTTTAAAGGATTATTTGGAGGATTATCAATATTTATACCAATTCTCCTTATAATGACAGGTGTCCTAGGATTTATGGATGGAAATGAATATATCTATAGATTTAGAAAAACAAAGGTTTATTATGTAATAATACTATTTGTGTTTGTATTCTATGGACTACTTCACGCAAATAGCATAGTTGTAAGTAGCCCATTTGAACAGAGTATGATGACAGAAATAATGCATCAGGGAGTAACAGGAAACGGATGCGGTTTAATATCAACTATAATCGTATACTATATGTGTAAAATATTCGGCACAGTTGGTGCTTGGTTAGTAGCTATATTTGCACTAATTATAAGTATAGTTTATATATGCAACGTTTCTGTTAGCGATATGTTCAAGAGATTTAAAGAAACTAAAAATAGTGGGCTTTCTATGCGTGAAAGACTTAGCAAAATGAAGGACTCTGCACTTAATCTAGTTACTGATGAAGTAGATGAGATGGACGATAAGACTATGATCGCTAGAGATGAAAAAGAAGACAAAAAAGGTATGTTTGGTAGCTTAAAGAATAAGTTCAATAAAGCAGAAGAAGAGCCAGAGGAAGAAGAATTTAATGATGATAAAACTATAAAAATAGTTGGATTCAATAAAGCAGAAGATGATTACCTAGAAATACTTGAAGGAACTCAGACTATGTCTGAACTTGATGTATTAAAAGAATTACAAAGTCAGGAAAGAGCACCTGAAGATGATATATTCAGTAGAGGTGCATCTACTTCAAATTCAAATGATAATGTAAAATCATATAGCAAAATGTTTGAAGAAGAGGCTGTGAACACAACTTCTGCAGTTAGTCCTAAGACTATGGAATCTACTATGCCTTTTGATGCGGTAGAAGAAAATGAAAAGTATAAAAATTATAAGATTCCACCAGTGACTCTTTTAAATAAAGTAAATAAAAAATCAAATGAAAATGTAAAGAAATCAGTTATAAAAAATGCTGGATTATTAGAAAAAACTCTTTCTGATTTTGGAGTAGAGGCTACAATAAGTCAGGTTACAGTAGGTCCTACAATAACTAGATATGAAGTTCAGCCTAAACCAGGTGTAAAAGTTAGTAAAATAGTTAATTTAACGGATGATATAGCACTTAGTTTAGCGGCTAGAAGTATAAGAATTGAAGCGCCTATACCAGGTAAAAATGCCATAGGTATAGAAGTTCCAAATGAAGAAACTCAGATGGTTGGAATCAGAGAGATAATAGAAAGTAAGGAATTTAAAGAATTTAAATCTCCACTTGCTATGGGTCTTGGAAAAGACGTTTCTGGTAAGATATTTGTAAGTGATATAGCTAAGATGCCACATCTTTTAATAGCTGGTTCAACTGGTTCTGGTAAGAGTGTGTGTGTAAATACACTTATAAACAGTATATTATTCAAAGCAAAACCAGATGAAGTTAAATTACTTCTAATAGACCCTAAAGTAGTAGAACTTTCTAACTACAATGGTATACCACACCTTCTAATACCAGTAGTTACAGATCCTTCAAAAGCAGCAAATGCTTTAAATTGGGCTGTTAGTGAAATGAATAGAAGATATAAAGCATTTAGTGATACAGGTGTTAGAGATATAAAAAGCTATAATGAAAAGGCAGAAGAAAAAATGCCGAGCATAGTTATTGTAATAGATGAGTTAGCGGATCTTATGATGACTTGTGCTAAAGAAGTAGAGGATTATATATGTAGATTAGCTCAGAAGGCAAGAGCAGCTGGTATGCACCTTGTTATAGCTACACAAAGACCATCTGTAGACGTAATAACAGGGGTAATAAAAGCTAATATCCCTTCAAGAATAGCATTTGCCGTATCTTCTCAGACAGACTCAAGAACAATACTTGATATGGGAGGAGCAGAAAAACTTCTTGGAAAAGGAGATATGTTATTCTATCCACTAGGAGCTTCTAAACCAGAAAGACTTCAGGGAGCATTTATATCTGATTCAGAACTAGAAAACGTAATAGACTATGTAAAATCACAGTTCAAAGATGAAGAGGTTAAATATGAAGAGGATATTATCGAAACAATATCTTCTATTAAAAATATGGAACACGACGACGAAGATGAATTACTTCCAGAAGCAATCGAATTCGTTGTAAATAATGGACAGGCATCTTCTTCAATGCTACAGAGAAAATTCAAAATAGGATTTAATAGAGCTGCTAGAATGATAGATGCAATGGAAGAAAGAGGTATAGTTGGACAGAATGAGGGAAGTAGACCTAGAAAAGTCCTTATATCTAAAGAGCAGTTAGACGAAATGAAAAAATAA
- the rpsO gene encoding 30S ribosomal protein S15 — translation MLANKAEIIKEFGRKEGDTGSPEVQIAILTARINELNEHLKVHKKDHHSRRGLLKMVGKRRNLLSYLKENDLEGYRALIAKLGLRK, via the coding sequence ATGTTAGCAAACAAAGCAGAAATAATCAAAGAATTCGGAAGAAAAGAAGGAGATACTGGTTCTCCAGAAGTACAGATAGCTATATTAACAGCTAGAATAAACGAATTAAACGAACACTTAAAAGTTCACAAAAAAGACCATCACTCAAGAAGAGGTCTATTAAAAATGGTTGGTAAAAGAAGAAACTTACTTTCTTACTTAAAAGAAAACGACCTAGAAGGATACAGAGCTTTAATAGCAAAATTAGGTTTAAGAAAATAA
- a CDS encoding DegV family protein: MNIQLLCDSLCDIPDEIAAKPYLEVIPLTVMFDNEEFREGIDISKEEFYKRVKSTGEIPKTSQATYIEFREAFDKYTSEGKKIICITGSSKSSGTYQSATLAKEDCENGEIFVFDTLNLSLGSGQYVIKACELIDEGKNYEEVLEELDNIRESVHLLFVPSTLTYLKKSGRVPSATATIGNLLHVQPLFYVENGDIKMLEKIRGAKKVPHTMVDVLLDMNDGNLEDKIVTIGCGANYDEMKGLEEEVRKRIKARKVMFTRGGVCICSHTGPDIIALSSSL, translated from the coding sequence ATGAATATTCAGCTATTATGCGACAGTTTATGCGATATACCGGATGAGATAGCAGCTAAACCTTATTTAGAGGTTATCCCATTAACAGTAATGTTCGATAATGAGGAATTTAGAGAGGGAATCGACATAAGTAAAGAGGAGTTTTACAAAAGGGTAAAATCTACTGGAGAAATACCTAAAACTTCTCAAGCGACATATATAGAGTTTAGAGAAGCATTTGATAAGTATACTTCTGAGGGTAAAAAAATTATATGTATAACAGGCTCTTCAAAATCATCCGGAACCTATCAGAGTGCCACACTTGCAAAAGAAGATTGCGAAAATGGAGAAATATTTGTATTCGATACACTAAACCTTTCTCTGGGAAGTGGACAGTATGTTATAAAAGCATGTGAATTGATAGATGAAGGGAAAAATTATGAAGAAGTGCTAGAGGAATTAGATAATATTAGGGAAAGTGTGCATTTATTATTTGTACCATCTACTCTTACTTATTTAAAGAAAAGTGGTAGAGTCCCAAGCGCTACAGCAACAATAGGAAATCTTCTTCATGTTCAGCCATTATTCTACGTTGAAAATGGGGATATAAAAATGTTAGAAAAGATAAGAGGGGCTAAAAAAGTTCCTCACACAATGGTTGATGTACTGTTAGATATGAACGACGGTAATCTGGAAGATAAAATAGTTACAATAGGATGTGGAGCTAATTACGACGAGATGAAAGGTCTTGAAGAAGAAGTTAGAAAAAGAATAAAAGCGAGAAAAGTAATGTTTACAAGAGGTGGAGTGTGCATATGTTCTCATACTGGACCAGATATAATTGCTTTAAGCAGTTCTCTTTAA
- a CDS encoding M16 family metallopeptidase, producing MYKTKKLKNGLTIIAEEIPYFKSISMGIWFRAGIKTEENYIDGVSHFIEHMMFKGTKNRTSKQLVAEIENLGGVINAFTGRECTCYYVRLLDEHLNIGIDILSDMILNSKFDEKDIEREKSVITEELKMYEDSPEDLTYDILLEKVYDNKGIGKNILGSKESIKSMNREAILDYFEKFYVPENAVLSICGNFDFDETVKLIEDKFANWHGEKPNYNLQDEIFNPCVVKKDRDYEQTNLAICFECENIGSSSNDVYTIDIINNVLGGSSTSRLFQRIREDEGLVYSIYSEQEFYRDKGELGIYASMSTENLEDVYRLIKEEIVSLNENGITEEELKNSKEQLKGEFMLGMESTESRMSAIGKYMLITGKVETLEDVIEGLNSITMEDINRVIKDVLDIDKMGVCVVGKGVSEIEL from the coding sequence ATGTACAAAACGAAAAAATTAAAAAATGGGCTTACAATTATAGCCGAGGAAATTCCTTACTTTAAATCGATATCTATGGGGATATGGTTTAGAGCAGGAATAAAAACAGAAGAAAATTATATAGACGGTGTATCTCACTTTATAGAGCATATGATGTTTAAAGGTACTAAAAATAGAACATCAAAACAGTTGGTTGCAGAAATCGAAAATTTAGGCGGTGTAATTAATGCTTTTACAGGTAGAGAGTGTACTTGTTATTATGTAAGACTCCTTGATGAACATTTGAATATAGGGATAGATATTCTCTCTGATATGATATTAAATTCTAAATTCGATGAAAAAGACATCGAAAGAGAAAAGAGTGTAATAACAGAGGAATTAAAAATGTACGAGGATTCCCCAGAGGATTTAACATATGACATACTACTTGAAAAAGTCTATGATAATAAAGGTATAGGAAAGAACATACTTGGTAGCAAAGAATCTATTAAGAGTATGAATAGAGAAGCTATTTTAGATTACTTTGAAAAATTCTATGTTCCAGAAAATGCAGTTCTTTCAATATGTGGAAATTTTGATTTTGATGAAACTGTTAAGCTTATAGAAGATAAGTTTGCAAATTGGCATGGAGAAAAGCCAAACTATAATCTACAAGATGAGATATTCAATCCTTGTGTTGTTAAGAAGGATAGAGATTATGAGCAGACAAATCTAGCTATTTGTTTTGAGTGCGAAAATATAGGCTCTAGCTCAAACGATGTATATACGATAGATATAATAAACAATGTGTTAGGAGGAAGTTCTACATCTAGATTATTCCAGAGAATTAGAGAAGATGAAGGACTTGTATACTCTATATATTCAGAGCAGGAATTCTATCGGGATAAGGGAGAGCTTGGAATATATGCTAGTATGAGTACAGAAAATCTAGAGGACGTATATAGATTAATAAAAGAAGAGATTGTATCTCTTAATGAAAATGGAATAACTGAGGAAGAATTAAAAAACTCTAAGGAGCAGCTAAAAGGTGAGTTTATGCTGGGGATGGAGAGCACTGAGAGTAGAATGAGTGCTATAGGAAAGTATATGCTTATAACTGGAAAGGTTGAAACCTTAGAAGATGTTATAGAAGGATTAAACTCTATAACTATGGAGGATATAAATAGGGTAATAAAAGATGTACTAGATATAGATAAAATGGGCGTATGTGTTGTTGGAAAAGGCGTAAGTGAAATTGAGTTGTAG
- the truB gene encoding tRNA pseudouridine(55) synthase TruB yields the protein MDKIISILKPTGMTSNDVVGKARKILKIKKIGHTGTLDPDAAGVLPICIGRATKVSELILNKEKSYLCELTLGASTDTYDSSGEILFKAPDDFEYAEDAIRKAFESQMGDIEQYPPKYSALKVNGKRMCDLVRSGREDEIVLKPRKVTIKNLEILSIDNNKVRFYVECSKGTYIRSICYDVGEILGCGGHMSFLLRTSSGKFNLENSITLDELEKFVEEGTVEEHAFDIDYTLDSYPKIVLRDNAVKYYSNGGIIESYRFDEKNYTDKDEYVRVYSHERFIGVGRLIRENGKISVKSDKIFV from the coding sequence ATGGATAAGATAATAAGTATTTTAAAACCTACTGGAATGACATCAAATGATGTTGTTGGAAAAGCTAGAAAAATTTTAAAGATAAAAAAAATAGGACACACTGGAACACTAGATCCAGATGCTGCTGGAGTACTTCCTATTTGTATAGGGAGAGCTACAAAGGTAAGCGAGCTTATTTTAAATAAAGAAAAATCGTATTTATGTGAATTAACTCTTGGAGCATCTACAGATACTTATGATTCATCAGGAGAAATATTATTCAAAGCACCAGATGATTTTGAATATGCAGAAGATGCAATAAGAAAGGCATTTGAATCTCAGATGGGTGATATCGAGCAGTATCCACCTAAGTATTCTGCTTTAAAGGTGAATGGCAAAAGAATGTGCGATTTAGTTAGAAGTGGAAGAGAAGATGAGATAGTCCTAAAACCTAGAAAAGTTACTATAAAAAATCTAGAAATACTTAGCATAGATAATAATAAAGTTAGATTCTATGTTGAATGTTCAAAGGGGACATATATAAGAAGTATATGCTATGATGTTGGTGAAATTTTAGGATGTGGAGGACATATGTCTTTCCTACTTAGAACTTCTTCAGGCAAGTTTAATCTAGAAAATTCTATAACATTAGATGAGTTAGAAAAATTTGTTGAAGAGGGAACTGTTGAGGAACACGCATTTGATATAGACTACACTTTGGATTCATATCCAAAGATAGTTCTTAGAGATAATGCTGTTAAGTACTATTCAAACGGTGGAATAATAGAGTCTTATAGATTTGATGAAAAAAACTATACAGATAAAGATGAGTATGTAAGAGTTTATAGCCATGAAAGATTTATCGGAGTTGGAAGATTAATAAGAGAAAATGGAAAAATCAGTGTGAAGAGTGACAAAATCTTTGTATAA
- the pnp gene encoding polyribonucleotide nucleotidyltransferase, which produces MVEHKIYTTEFAGRELSVEVGKICEMTNGNCIVKYGDSVVMVNTTKSAEPRDGIDFFPLSVDYEEKLYSVGKIPGGFLKREGKPSEKAILTSRLIDRPIRPLFPKGFRNDVQVVATVLSVDQDCTPDIVAMIGSSVALSISDIPFNGPTGSVCIGLVDGEFVVNPNAEQREKSEMHLVVSGTKDAIMMVEAGAQEVSEDTMLKAILFAHEHIKKIVEFIEEIVAGSGKEKEEVKLYHADEDIEAQVKEFASAKMREAVQTVEKMERMENMDKVKEETFAYFEEKLENFEEVAGDIEEVLQAIIKDEVRSLITDEEVRPDNRKYNEIRPIWCETGMIPRTHGSAIFTRGQTQVMNIATLGALGDVQKLDGLDEEENKRYMHHYNFPAYSVGEARPSRGPGRREIGHGALAERALLPVIPSQEDFPYAIRLVSEVLSSNGSTSQASVCASTLSLLDAGVPIKDMVAGIAMGLIKHHDKVVVLSDIQGMEDHLGDMDFKVAGTEHGITAIQMDIKIDGIDEDILRRALAQAREGRMHILGEMRKVISEPRPELSPYAPKIERMNINPDKIKDVIGPGGKVITKIIDETGVKIDIEQTGEVFIAGTDKAMIDRAKELIGNIVAEAEVGKVYRGKVTRIMNFGAFMEILPGKEGLLHVSQISKERVNNVEDVLNIGDELEVKVTEIDEKGRINLSRKVLL; this is translated from the coding sequence ATGGTTGAACATAAGATATATACTACAGAATTTGCTGGTAGAGAGCTTTCTGTAGAAGTAGGAAAAATATGTGAAATGACTAATGGTAACTGTATAGTAAAATACGGTGACAGTGTAGTTATGGTAAACACAACAAAATCAGCAGAACCAAGAGATGGAATAGATTTCTTCCCTCTAAGTGTTGATTACGAAGAAAAATTATATTCAGTAGGTAAAATACCTGGTGGATTCTTAAAAAGAGAAGGAAAACCTTCAGAAAAAGCGATATTAACATCAAGATTAATAGATAGACCAATAAGACCTTTATTCCCGAAAGGATTCAGAAATGATGTTCAGGTTGTTGCAACTGTTCTTTCAGTAGACCAGGATTGTACTCCTGATATAGTAGCTATGATAGGTTCATCAGTTGCATTATCAATATCTGACATACCTTTCAATGGCCCAACAGGTTCAGTTTGCATAGGTTTAGTTGACGGAGAATTCGTTGTTAACCCTAACGCTGAACAGAGAGAAAAAAGTGAAATGCACTTAGTAGTATCTGGAACAAAAGACGCTATAATGATGGTTGAAGCAGGTGCTCAGGAAGTATCTGAAGATACTATGTTAAAAGCTATATTATTCGCACATGAACACATCAAAAAAATAGTTGAGTTTATAGAAGAAATAGTAGCTGGTTCAGGAAAAGAAAAAGAAGAAGTAAAATTATACCATGCTGATGAAGATATAGAAGCTCAGGTAAAAGAATTTGCTTCAGCAAAAATGAGAGAAGCCGTTCAGACTGTTGAAAAAATGGAAAGAATGGAAAATATGGATAAAGTTAAAGAAGAAACTTTTGCTTACTTTGAAGAAAAATTAGAAAACTTTGAAGAAGTAGCTGGAGATATAGAAGAAGTTCTTCAGGCTATAATAAAAGACGAAGTTAGATCTTTAATAACTGATGAAGAAGTAAGACCAGACAACAGAAAATACAATGAAATAAGACCTATATGGTGTGAAACTGGTATGATACCAAGAACTCATGGTTCTGCAATATTCACAAGAGGTCAGACTCAGGTAATGAACATAGCTACATTAGGAGCTTTAGGCGATGTTCAGAAACTTGATGGATTAGATGAAGAAGAAAACAAAAGATATATGCACCACTACAACTTCCCAGCTTACTCAGTAGGTGAAGCTAGACCTTCAAGAGGACCAGGAAGAAGAGAAATAGGACATGGGGCACTTGCTGAAAGAGCATTACTTCCAGTAATACCATCTCAGGAAGATTTCCCTTATGCAATAAGATTAGTATCTGAAGTACTAAGCTCAAATGGATCAACTTCTCAGGCGAGTGTTTGTGCATCTACATTATCATTATTAGATGCTGGTGTTCCAATAAAAGATATGGTAGCTGGTATAGCCATGGGTCTAATAAAACACCACGATAAAGTAGTTGTACTTTCTGATATACAGGGAATGGAAGACCACTTAGGAGATATGGACTTCAAAGTTGCAGGTACTGAACACGGTATAACAGCTATACAGATGGATATAAAAATAGACGGTATAGATGAAGATATACTAAGAAGAGCTCTTGCACAGGCTAGAGAAGGTAGAATGCACATACTTGGAGAAATGAGAAAAGTTATATCTGAACCAAGACCAGAGCTTTCTCCATACGCTCCAAAAATAGAAAGAATGAACATAAATCCAGATAAGATAAAAGATGTAATAGGACCTGGTGGAAAAGTTATAACTAAGATAATAGACGAAACTGGTGTTAAAATAGACATAGAACAGACTGGTGAAGTATTCATAGCTGGTACTGACAAAGCTATGATAGACAGAGCTAAAGAACTTATCGGAAATATAGTTGCTGAAGCAGAAGTTGGTAAAGTATACAGAGGTAAAGTAACTAGAATAATGAACTTCGGTGCTTTCATGGAAATACTTCCAGGTAAAGAAGGACTTCTTCATGTTTCTCAGATATCTAAAGAAAGAGTAAACAATGTAGAAGATGTTCTAAACATAGGCGACGAATTAGAAGTTAAAGTAACTGAAATAGATGAAAAAGGAAGAATAAACCTTTCTAGAAAAGTTCTATTATAA
- a CDS encoding bifunctional riboflavin kinase/FAD synthetase: MKVIKAIKDIDIEFDTVVTIGNFDGVHKGHQVLIEKTAAYAKARGIKSAVFTFLNHPINYFVPEKVKNIFDEKEKERLIESFGIDYLIDIPFDKAMTQISAEQFIVKILKDKIHAKKIVVGHDFTFARNKEGNADVLRDMGHEYGIEVEIVQPIKINGIRVSSTFIRELISEGRVDEIPQYLGTHYVIEGEIIHGKANGRKMGYPTANISLKDQIINPKNGIYASRVIIDGKKYFGATNVGMNPTVNGKYLSIETNILDFNEDIYGKRVRIEFLEKIRDEKKFESLDELRKQLDLDTGFVRQKYMSNEKIND; encoded by the coding sequence ATGAAAGTTATTAAAGCTATAAAAGATATAGATATTGAATTTGATACAGTTGTTACAATAGGAAACTTTGATGGTGTGCATAAGGGTCATCAGGTACTTATTGAAAAAACTGCGGCTTATGCTAAAGCGAGAGGTATTAAAAGTGCTGTTTTTACCTTTTTAAATCATCCAATAAATTACTTTGTTCCAGAAAAAGTTAAGAATATATTTGATGAAAAAGAAAAAGAAAGACTGATAGAGAGCTTTGGGATAGATTATCTTATAGATATACCATTTGATAAGGCTATGACTCAAATATCAGCAGAGCAATTTATTGTAAAGATATTAAAAGATAAAATTCATGCTAAAAAGATAGTTGTAGGTCATGATTTTACATTTGCTAGAAATAAAGAGGGAAATGCAGATGTATTGAGAGATATGGGACATGAATACGGCATAGAGGTTGAAATAGTTCAGCCTATAAAAATAAATGGAATAAGAGTAAGTAGTACATTTATAAGAGAATTAATCTCTGAAGGTCGTGTTGATGAGATACCTCAGTACCTGGGAACTCATTATGTAATTGAAGGCGAGATAATTCATGGAAAAGCAAATGGAAGAAAGATGGGATATCCAACGGCTAATATAAGTTTAAAGGATCAAATTATAAATCCTAAGAACGGAATTTATGCTTCAAGAGTGATTATAGATGGAAAGAAATATTTTGGAGCTACTAATGTTGGTATGAATCCAACAGTTAATGGAAAGTATCTTTCAATAGAAACAAATATATTAGATTTTAATGAAGATATATATGGAAAAAGAGTTAGAATTGAGTTTTTAGAAAAAATTAGAGATGAGAAAAAATTTGAATCGCTTGATGAGCTAAGAAAGCAGTTAGATTTAGATACTGGATTTGTAAGACAAAAGTATATGTCAAATGAAAAAATAAATGACTAA
- the dapG gene encoding aspartate kinase, with translation MSIIVQKFGGTSVANFEKMAEVCEIVKKTKEIGNDVVIVVSAMGRKGDPYATDTLLGLLEQVTNNPTDREKDMLMSCGEIISSTLMASMLTANGVEAVAFTGSQAGMMTNGVYSDAKIKDIDPSRIKRELEDGKVVVVAGFQGGDDRGDINTLGRGGSDTSAVALGKALGCKYVEIYTDVDGIMTADPRVEPDAKVLDYIDYEEVFQMADKGAKVIHPRAVQIAKDGNITLAIKNTLNPSYEGTKICSVKNIENDGFECCCKEERFAVANKRDIVQIKIKDNGTFTDILSEMEEKNISMDMINFFIGEKAFVIDEKDKDSLEKILKDNGVNYEIKTNCAKVTLIGSSMTGIPGVMSKVARGLKEAEIPLLQTSDSSMTISCLVDENDMEKAVHAIHSKFCC, from the coding sequence ATGAGTATAATAGTTCAGAAATTTGGTGGTACTTCAGTAGCTAATTTTGAAAAAATGGCTGAAGTATGTGAAATAGTTAAAAAAACTAAAGAAATAGGAAATGATGTAGTGATAGTTGTATCTGCAATGGGTAGAAAAGGAGATCCATATGCAACAGATACTCTATTAGGTCTTTTAGAGCAGGTTACAAATAATCCTACTGATAGAGAAAAAGACATGCTTATGTCTTGTGGAGAAATAATATCTTCTACACTTATGGCTAGTATGCTTACTGCTAATGGAGTAGAGGCGGTTGCATTTACAGGTAGCCAGGCAGGTATGATGACAAATGGTGTTTATTCAGATGCAAAGATAAAAGACATAGATCCTAGTAGAATAAAAAGAGAGCTTGAAGATGGTAAAGTCGTAGTTGTAGCGGGATTCCAGGGTGGAGATGATAGAGGAGATATAAACACACTTGGAAGAGGTGGCTCAGATACTTCTGCTGTTGCACTTGGAAAAGCTTTAGGGTGTAAATACGTGGAAATATATACAGACGTAGACGGAATAATGACTGCTGACCCAAGAGTAGAGCCAGATGCAAAAGTACTTGATTACATTGATTACGAAGAAGTATTCCAGATGGCTGATAAAGGAGCTAAGGTAATACATCCAAGAGCTGTTCAGATAGCAAAAGATGGAAATATAACTCTAGCTATAAAAAACACATTAAATCCAAGCTATGAAGGAACAAAAATTTGCTCAGTAAAAAATATAGAAAATGATGGATTTGAATGTTGCTGCAAAGAAGAAAGATTTGCTGTAGCTAATAAAAGAGATATAGTACAAATAAAAATAAAAGACAACGGAACTTTTACAGATATATTATCTGAAATGGAAGAAAAAAATATAAGTATGGATATGATAAACTTCTTTATAGGAGAAAAAGCATTTGTAATAGATGAAAAAGATAAGGACTCACTAGAAAAAATATTAAAAGATAATGGCGTTAATTACGAAATAAAAACAAATTGTGCAAAGGTAACTCTTATAGGATCATCTATGACAGGAATACCTGGAGTAATGTCTAAAGTTGCAAGAGGTCTTAAAGAGGCTGAAATACCTCTATTACAGACATCTGACTCTAGTATGACAATATCTTGCCTAGTTGACGAAAATGATATGGAAAAAGCTGTTCATGCTATACACAGCAAATTCTGTTGTTAG